One window of Cohnella hashimotonis genomic DNA carries:
- a CDS encoding dienelactone hydrolase family protein, which produces MTAERGLPDVLRGNNGERIESVDEWRSKRRPEILALFRTYVYGREPIDRPASLTFETAVTPGMLDGRAVRKQVDIRFEGPGGRGTIRLLLFVPDEEGKGPYPAFLLLNNRGALTTDPQRQVGSPFWPAERIVARGYAAAVLDVEDADPDVDDGHRDGVHGIFDRFDGERPADAWATIAAWAWAARRAMDYLETDPDIDAGRVAVAGHSRGGKASLWAGALDERFALVVSNESGSTGAALSRGKRGETVQAINDRFPHWFNRNYKSFNGREEALPVDQHMLIAAVAPRAVYVASADRDEWADPASEYAALLAAVPVYRLHGFNGLGDAPFPAPESPLIGERMGYHLRSGVHDLTAYDWERFMDFADAGALK; this is translated from the coding sequence ATGACGGCCGAACGTGGTTTGCCGGACGTTCTTAGGGGAAATAACGGAGAACGGATCGAGTCGGTTGACGAGTGGCGGAGCAAACGGAGACCCGAAATTTTGGCGCTTTTTCGAACGTATGTATATGGCAGGGAGCCAATCGACAGGCCGGCGTCTTTAACGTTTGAGACGGCTGTAACGCCAGGCATGCTGGATGGCAGGGCGGTCCGCAAGCAGGTCGATATCCGCTTCGAGGGTCCCGGCGGGAGGGGAACGATCCGCCTGCTGCTTTTTGTGCCGGACGAAGAAGGGAAAGGGCCATATCCGGCTTTTCTGCTGCTCAACAATCGAGGCGCGTTAACGACGGATCCACAGCGACAAGTCGGCTCCCCGTTCTGGCCGGCGGAGCGCATTGTCGCGCGCGGATACGCGGCGGCGGTGCTCGACGTCGAGGACGCGGATCCGGACGTCGACGATGGCCATCGCGACGGGGTGCACGGCATCTTCGACCGCTTCGACGGCGAACGGCCGGCGGACGCTTGGGCGACGATTGCGGCCTGGGCGTGGGCCGCGCGCCGTGCGATGGATTACCTGGAGACGGACCCTGACATCGATGCCGGGCGCGTCGCCGTTGCGGGACATTCCCGGGGAGGCAAGGCGTCGCTATGGGCAGGCGCCCTCGACGAGCGCTTTGCCCTGGTCGTCAGCAACGAGTCCGGCAGCACGGGCGCGGCGCTCTCGCGAGGCAAGCGCGGCGAGACGGTCCAGGCGATCAATGACCGTTTCCCCCACTGGTTCAACCGCAATTATAAGTCATTTAACGGTCGCGAGGAGGCGCTCCCCGTCGATCAGCATATGCTGATCGCAGCCGTGGCGCCCCGCGCCGTCTATGTGGCGAGCGCCGACCGGGACGAATGGGCGGATCCCGCATCGGAGTATGCGGCGCTTCTCGCAGCCGTACCGGTCTACAGGCTGCACGGCTTCAATGGATTGGGGGATGCGCCGTTCCCGGCGCCGGAGTCCCCGCTGATCGGGGAGCGAATGGGCTATCATCTGCGCAGCGGCGTTCACGACTTGACGGCATACGACTGGGAAAGGTTCATGGATTTTGCCGACGCCGGCGCGCTGAAGTGA
- a CDS encoding ABC transporter ATP-binding protein yields the protein MEAVLKVSNVGKRFKNGRGVQDVSLEIAGGEVFGLIGPNGAGKTTLLKLIAGLARPDRGRIELFGLDAATRFEQAMAGVGCIVETAHVYEKLTAYGQLRQAARFYPSLPDSRIDQALEQVGLSAYRHEKAGSFSLGMKQRLALAAALLSRPRLVVLDEPTNGLDVQGIAELRTAIRSLSAETGVAFLISSHLVHDLGLIAGRVGIMSEGRLIRTEAVDEGLWGESSLEQFSMAQIQSDREARLG from the coding sequence ATGGAAGCCGTGTTAAAGGTGTCGAATGTCGGCAAGCGGTTTAAAAACGGTCGCGGCGTGCAGGACGTAAGCCTCGAGATCGCGGGGGGCGAAGTGTTCGGACTGATCGGCCCGAACGGCGCAGGCAAGACGACGCTGCTCAAGCTGATCGCGGGACTGGCGCGTCCGGACCGGGGCAGAATCGAGCTGTTCGGCTTGGATGCGGCGACGCGGTTCGAGCAAGCGATGGCGGGCGTCGGCTGCATCGTCGAGACGGCTCACGTCTACGAAAAGCTGACGGCTTACGGCCAGCTTCGGCAGGCCGCCCGGTTTTATCCGAGCCTGCCCGACTCGCGGATCGATCAAGCGCTCGAGCAAGTCGGCCTCTCCGCGTATCGCCATGAAAAGGCCGGAAGCTTTTCGCTCGGCATGAAGCAGCGGCTGGCGCTGGCAGCCGCGCTGCTGTCCCGGCCGAGGCTGGTCGTGCTCGACGAGCCGACCAACGGCCTGGACGTCCAGGGCATCGCGGAGCTTCGGACGGCGATTCGCAGCCTGTCGGCCGAGACGGGCGTCGCTTTTCTCATATCCAGCCACTTGGTGCATGATTTGGGTCTTATCGCGGGGCGCGTGGGCATTATGAGCGAAGGTCGTTTGATTCGAACCGAGGCCGTGGACGAAGGGCTGTGGGGCGAATCGAGCCTGGAGCAATTTTCAATGGCGCAAATTCAAAGCGACAGGGAGGCGAGGCTCGGATGA
- a CDS encoding ABC transporter permease produces MNSLYANARNETERLWRRRKTKGFALVAALLPLLSVWALNALPEGALQSALGSDLTMLMLRPLTLVLIPLFLMMTAADLFAGEAADGTLKLTLLRPITRAKVYASKIYALSLFAAALLAIGWTVSTTAGVFVVGAEAADGLAESLKAYAVSLLPMVAIGLLASIVGLLVRSVAGAMATMLLVYLAAGLLPFLFPQASVWSVVAYAQWHVRWSGSGAPVGSLVRAAGILLAYCIMAYTAGVVLLERKQL; encoded by the coding sequence ATGAACAGTCTGTATGCCAATGCGCGCAACGAAACGGAACGGCTGTGGCGGCGCAGGAAAACGAAGGGGTTTGCGCTGGTTGCGGCCCTTCTCCCGCTCCTGTCGGTCTGGGCGCTAAATGCGCTGCCCGAGGGCGCCCTGCAGAGCGCGCTCGGCAGCGATCTCACGATGCTGATGCTGCGTCCGTTGACGCTGGTTCTGATTCCCCTGTTCCTCATGATGACGGCGGCCGACCTGTTCGCGGGCGAAGCGGCGGACGGAACGCTGAAGCTGACGCTGCTGCGCCCAATCACGAGAGCGAAGGTGTACGCCTCGAAAATATATGCGCTCTCTCTGTTTGCGGCAGCGCTGCTAGCCATCGGGTGGACCGTCTCGACGACCGCAGGCGTATTCGTCGTCGGCGCGGAAGCGGCGGACGGCTTAGCCGAGAGCCTGAAAGCCTACGCAGTCTCTCTGCTGCCGATGGTCGCGATCGGACTGCTGGCCAGCATCGTCGGCCTCCTCGTCCGAAGCGTCGCCGGCGCAATGGCGACTATGCTGCTCGTCTATCTTGCTGCGGGACTGCTGCCGTTTCTGTTTCCCCAAGCGTCTGTGTGGTCCGTCGTCGCTTATGCGCAATGGCATGTACGCTGGTCGGGCTCGGGGGCGCCTGTCGGCAGCCTGGTTCGCGCGGCAGGCATCTTGCTTGCCTATTGTATAATGGCTTATACGGCGGGCGTCGTCCTGCTGGAACGCAAGCAGCTGTAA
- a CDS encoding sensor histidine kinase has protein sequence MSIKLRLVLSYVAMTVIPVVLFALIAVGVASLLFKKPEDGSATKIPAAWAASNELDELTAGLKFMAENDPDRLGDAAFLTKTSERLQGLHAELVVAKNGAVAYASPEAGDASGLYERLREVRPNDERPSWGKKKFDGEYSVVKYAFSFSDAGQGEIFVLYDMGGFFGSMRSLFLIAFAALLIAVALTNGLLTFLVSRSMIKPLRSLQLAAERIKDGQLDRHVNLKRKDEIGKLGEAFEAMRIRLNDSIRLQLQYEDNRKELIASISHDLKTPIAGIKACVEGIQDGIADTAPKRNKYIGMIANKANDMDRLIDELFLFSKLDLNRLPFQLEPTELGAYLTDCVEELRADPRLAGIDIVGPVGGPGKVYVLADREKLRRVFMNVVENSLRHMAKPHRELVVAWTGGEAEATIRITDNGAGIPPEALPHVFDRFYRAERSRNTDTGGSGLGLAIVSQIVEGHGGRAWAESREGVGTSIYFTLKKTEMDGVRA, from the coding sequence GTGTCCATCAAGCTGAGGCTCGTGCTGTCCTACGTCGCCATGACGGTCATTCCCGTCGTTTTGTTCGCGCTGATCGCGGTGGGGGTCGCCTCGCTGCTGTTCAAGAAGCCGGAGGACGGAAGCGCAACCAAAATACCGGCAGCCTGGGCCGCGTCCAACGAACTCGACGAATTGACCGCTGGCCTCAAGTTCATGGCGGAGAACGATCCGGACCGGTTAGGCGACGCTGCCTTTTTAACGAAAACGAGCGAACGTCTGCAAGGGCTTCATGCAGAGCTTGTCGTTGCGAAAAACGGCGCGGTTGCTTACGCATCTCCCGAAGCAGGGGACGCTTCCGGCTTGTACGAACGCTTGCGGGAAGTCCGTCCGAACGACGAACGGCCTTCATGGGGCAAGAAAAAATTCGACGGCGAATACAGCGTCGTCAAATACGCCTTCAGTTTCAGCGATGCGGGCCAAGGCGAGATTTTCGTCCTTTACGACATGGGCGGCTTTTTCGGAAGCATGCGCTCGCTTTTCTTGATTGCCTTTGCGGCATTGCTCATCGCAGTCGCGCTGACCAACGGCCTGCTGACTTTCCTTGTTTCCCGCAGCATGATCAAGCCGCTCCGATCGCTCCAGCTGGCGGCCGAGCGAATCAAAGACGGACAGCTCGACCGGCATGTGAACCTGAAGCGCAAGGATGAGATCGGCAAGCTGGGCGAAGCGTTCGAGGCGATGCGGATCCGGCTGAACGATTCGATCCGGCTGCAGCTCCAGTACGAAGACAATCGCAAGGAGCTGATCGCGAGCATCTCCCACGATCTGAAGACGCCGATCGCCGGCATCAAAGCTTGCGTCGAGGGCATTCAGGACGGCATCGCGGACACTGCGCCAAAGCGTAACAAATACATCGGCATGATCGCCAACAAAGCAAACGACATGGATCGGTTGATCGACGAGCTGTTTCTATTTTCCAAGCTGGACTTGAACCGACTTCCGTTCCAGCTCGAGCCGACGGAGCTCGGGGCGTACCTCACGGATTGCGTGGAGGAGCTGCGGGCCGATCCGCGCTTGGCCGGCATCGATATCGTCGGCCCTGTCGGCGGTCCGGGCAAGGTTTATGTGCTTGCGGATCGGGAGAAGCTGCGCCGGGTTTTCATGAACGTCGTTGAAAACAGTCTCAGGCATATGGCCAAGCCGCATCGCGAGCTTGTCGTCGCATGGACGGGAGGCGAAGCTGAAGCCACGATCCGGATCACGGATAACGGCGCCGGCATCCCGCCCGAAGCGCTGCCTCACGTATTCGACCGCTTCTATCGCGCGGAGCGCTCCCGCAATACGGATACGGGAGGAAGCGGTCTTGGCCTGGCGATCGTCAGCCAGATTGTGGAGGGGCACGGCGGACGCGCGTGGGCCGAGAGCCGGGAAGGCGTAGGCACGAGCATTTATTTTACGCTGAAAAAGACGGAAATGGACGGTGTACGGGCATGA
- a CDS encoding response regulator transcription factor: MKRILIVEDEQVIGEVQKDYLEAAGCAVDIASSGDAGLKLALEEDYDLIVLDLMLPKVDGFEICRQVRETKNIPILMVSARKEDIDKIRGLGLGADDYMTKPFSVAELVARVKAHLTRYDRLTASGPTKRPEEIRLRGIRIDKPSRKAFVNEREVALTSKEYDLLLFLALHPNRVFGKDELFEKIWGLDAVGDTATVTVFISKLREKIEADPSRPQYIETIWGVGYRFNV; encoded by the coding sequence ATGAAGCGGATATTGATCGTCGAGGACGAGCAGGTCATCGGGGAAGTCCAAAAAGATTACTTGGAAGCGGCCGGCTGCGCCGTCGATATCGCGTCGAGCGGAGACGCGGGGCTGAAGCTGGCGCTCGAGGAGGACTACGATCTGATCGTACTCGACCTGATGCTGCCCAAGGTAGACGGCTTCGAGATCTGCAGACAGGTTCGCGAGACCAAAAACATTCCGATCTTAATGGTGTCCGCGCGCAAGGAAGACATCGACAAGATCAGAGGTCTTGGGCTGGGCGCGGACGATTATATGACCAAGCCGTTCAGCGTGGCCGAGCTGGTCGCCCGGGTGAAGGCGCATCTGACGAGGTACGATCGGCTGACGGCTTCCGGGCCGACCAAGCGACCGGAAGAGATCCGCCTGCGCGGCATCCGTATCGACAAGCCGTCGCGCAAGGCGTTCGTGAACGAGCGCGAGGTTGCGCTGACCTCCAAAGAATACGACCTGCTCCTTTTCCTGGCCTTGCATCCGAACCGCGTCTTCGGCAAAGACGAGCTCTTCGAGAAGATATGGGGGCTGGACGCAGTCGGAGATACCGCTACCGTCACCGTTTTCATCAGCAAGCTTCGCGAAAAAATCGAGGCCGATCCGTCCAGGCCGCAATATATCGAAACGATCTGGGGCGTCGGCTACCGCTTTAACGTATAA
- a CDS encoding DUF2306 domain-containing protein — MKNGKAWWIVLFISLAVILPFAAPYFTFDPSAARVALSSSSLQFPILVAHIITALIALLVGFVQFRETVRRSRPMLHRYAGRLYVACVGISGILAIALVFYMESFTKAVGFLTLSAVWLYATWRGYRMARSGSFDAHRRWMIRSFGITLVAVSGRIAVPFLLLLYAVIHGFSLPGGREEMVGQALNVNIWVGLVLNLIAVEWIVLKPPAASSEA; from the coding sequence ATGAAAAACGGAAAAGCCTGGTGGATCGTTTTGTTTATTTCGCTTGCCGTCATTTTGCCGTTCGCGGCGCCTTATTTTACATTCGATCCGTCAGCCGCGCGCGTGGCGCTTTCTTCGTCGTCGCTGCAGTTCCCGATCCTGGTCGCGCACATCATAACAGCGCTGATCGCCTTGCTCGTCGGCTTCGTACAATTCCGGGAAACGGTCCGCCGCAGTCGGCCGATGCTTCACCGCTATGCGGGCCGGCTTTACGTAGCCTGCGTCGGAATTAGCGGCATTCTGGCGATCGCGCTCGTGTTTTATATGGAATCGTTCACAAAGGCGGTCGGATTTTTGACGCTGTCGGCCGTGTGGCTCTACGCGACCTGGCGCGGCTATCGCATGGCGCGTTCGGGATCGTTCGATGCGCATCGCAGATGGATGATCCGCAGCTTCGGGATTACGCTCGTGGCCGTAAGCGGACGAATCGCGGTGCCTTTTTTGCTGCTGCTGTATGCGGTCATCCATGGCTTTTCGCTTCCCGGGGGCCGCGAAGAAATGGTCGGGCAAGCATTAAACGTCAATATTTGGGTTGGACTCGTGCTGAATCTCATTGCGGTCGAGTGGATCGTGTTGAAGCCGCCCGCCGCCAGCTCCGAAGCGTAA
- a CDS encoding FAD/NAD(P)-binding protein: MSIEALNERVAIDLSYLAFGGATWVRQIRHPEGHVYDAVIVGGGQSGLGIAFGLMRERIYNILIVDENPEGMEGPWETYARMMTLRTPKHLTSIDLGVPSLTFRSWWEAQFGPEGWEAIDKIPRGDWMNYLRWYRKVLNLPVVNETKLTMVEQAGEGIHRLRLEGAGAPSVSVLARKVVLATGIQGGGEWHVPPMIADSLPQHLYAHTSQRIDFAALRGKKVAVLGGGASAFDNANFALDAGVAEAHVFVRRRALPRVNPIRQMEGSGMIERFPALQDADKYAVISHFFRFNQPPTNDTFERASAWPGFALHLGAPWLAVRPDGNGAVVTTPQGDHFFDFLIVSTGLLTDPALRPELSRVERHIARWGDRYAAPAELASPLLDTHPYLTPGFAFTSRDEAGKAPLHGLFTFNYSALVSCGISASALSGMKFGIPRLVAALADQLFLDDREETLGRFYGYDVQEFVGEWPRRSQEA; the protein is encoded by the coding sequence ATGAGTATTGAAGCGTTGAACGAGCGCGTTGCAATCGATCTTTCCTACTTGGCGTTCGGAGGCGCAACATGGGTCCGCCAGATCCGGCATCCGGAAGGCCATGTCTATGACGCAGTCATCGTCGGCGGCGGACAGAGCGGACTGGGAATCGCCTTCGGCCTTATGCGCGAGCGAATCTACAATATTTTGATCGTCGACGAAAATCCCGAAGGCATGGAGGGACCATGGGAAACGTACGCCCGCATGATGACGCTGCGTACGCCCAAGCATCTGACATCGATCGATCTGGGCGTCCCGTCCTTGACGTTCCGATCGTGGTGGGAAGCGCAGTTTGGTCCCGAAGGCTGGGAGGCGATCGATAAAATTCCCCGGGGCGACTGGATGAACTACCTGCGCTGGTACCGCAAGGTGCTGAATTTGCCCGTCGTCAACGAGACTAAGCTGACGATGGTGGAGCAGGCAGGGGAAGGAATCCATAGACTCCGCCTTGAAGGCGCCGGCGCGCCCTCCGTATCGGTGCTGGCTCGCAAGGTCGTGCTGGCAACGGGCATTCAGGGCGGCGGCGAATGGCATGTCCCGCCGATGATCGCGGACAGCCTGCCGCAGCATCTCTATGCGCATACGTCCCAGAGGATCGATTTCGCTGCGCTTCGCGGCAAAAAAGTAGCGGTGCTTGGCGGCGGCGCCTCCGCTTTCGACAATGCCAATTTTGCGCTGGACGCGGGCGTTGCCGAGGCGCATGTGTTTGTGCGGCGCCGGGCGCTGCCGCGGGTCAACCCGATCCGCCAGATGGAAGGCTCGGGTATGATCGAGCGCTTCCCGGCACTGCAGGATGCGGACAAATACGCAGTCATCTCCCACTTTTTCCGATTCAACCAACCGCCGACCAACGACACGTTCGAGCGAGCGAGCGCCTGGCCCGGCTTCGCGCTCCACCTGGGCGCGCCGTGGCTCGCGGTTCGGCCCGATGGGAACGGCGCGGTCGTGACGACGCCGCAGGGCGACCATTTCTTCGACTTTCTTATCGTCAGCACCGGTCTGCTCACGGACCCTGCGCTTCGTCCCGAGCTCTCGCGCGTCGAGCGACATATCGCCCGCTGGGGAGACCGCTACGCCGCCCCGGCCGAGCTCGCAAGTCCGCTGCTCGATACGCATCCTTATCTCACGCCAGGCTTCGCGTTTACAAGCCGCGACGAAGCGGGAAAGGCGCCGCTGCACGGTCTTTTCACCTTCAACTACTCCGCCCTCGTCAGCTGCGGCATATCCGCGTCCGCGCTGTCCGGCATGAAGTTCGGCATTCCGCGGCTCGTCGCCGCGCTGGCAGACCAGCTGTTCCTCGACGACCGGGAAGAGACGCTCGGCCGCTTTTACGGCTACGACGTACAGGAGTTCGTAGGCGAGTGGCCGCGGCGGTCCCAAGAAGCTTAG
- a CDS encoding AraC family transcriptional regulator: protein MGNIAQLFTDSVYFHHGLDRRRTEAYALHCHHFYELFYFVEGDASYLVEGVEYVPAPHSLLLISSNVFHGVRVESDRPYERYAVHFDPAFLPAEERKLLLSPFHDAAKPKDIYFTDADRFGIQDFFEQLMSCAGMHADIRDVSLRIRLGALLSQLLHMSRTIHRAEGEERPRQTVERIIGYLNAHIAEDISLDELSARFFVSKHHLNKIFRKATGTTVGNYVIHKRVALARQLMMQGETANAASLSAGFGHYSSFFRAYRNIYGHAPTERGTTPAESS, encoded by the coding sequence ATGGGTAATATTGCGCAGCTGTTTACCGATTCCGTGTATTTCCACCATGGCCTGGACCGCCGCAGAACGGAAGCGTACGCACTGCATTGTCACCACTTTTACGAGCTGTTTTATTTTGTCGAAGGCGACGCGAGCTACCTTGTCGAAGGGGTCGAGTACGTGCCCGCGCCGCATAGTCTGCTGTTGATCTCGTCCAATGTGTTCCATGGGGTCAGGGTCGAGAGCGACCGCCCTTACGAGCGCTATGCGGTTCATTTCGATCCGGCCTTCCTGCCGGCCGAGGAGCGGAAGCTGCTGCTGTCTCCGTTCCATGACGCCGCCAAGCCAAAGGACATTTATTTTACCGATGCCGACCGGTTCGGCATTCAGGACTTTTTCGAGCAGCTCATGTCGTGCGCCGGGATGCACGCAGACATCAGGGACGTGTCGCTGCGAATTCGGCTCGGCGCGCTGTTGTCCCAGCTGCTCCATATGAGCCGAACGATCCACCGCGCAGAAGGCGAAGAGCGTCCCAGACAGACCGTCGAGCGGATCATCGGCTACCTGAACGCCCATATTGCCGAGGACATCTCCCTGGACGAGCTGTCCGCCCGCTTCTTCGTCAGCAAGCATCATTTGAACAAAATTTTCCGCAAGGCGACCGGCACGACCGTCGGCAATTACGTGATTCATAAGCGGGTCGCGCTCGCCAGGCAGCTCATGATGCAGGGCGAGACTGCGAATGCCGCATCCCTGAGCGCCGGCTTCGGCCACTACTCCTCCTTCTTCCGCGCTTACCGCAATATTTACGGGCATGCGCCGACCGAACGCGGTACGACGCCGGCGGAAAGCAGCTAG
- a CDS encoding sugar phosphate isomerase/epimerase family protein, with product MKLGAQLYTVRSYLQTETDIRRSLERIAKIGFTSIQVSAMGSISPEVLRRICDDLGLTIALTHVSADRLLNDTEALIREHDILGCKYIGLGALAEKYRTTEWYEYFASDFRKAAALIADAGKLFMYHNHNFEWQKIGGKRLIERLIEDFSPQEMGITLDTYWVQAAGADVCEWIAKLADRIRCVHLKDMDVRGMEQVMAPVMAGNMNFTAILDAIKQAGTTEYLLVEQDTCEGSPFDCLETSYRNLAGLGYR from the coding sequence ATGAAGTTGGGCGCGCAGCTGTATACCGTAAGATCGTATCTTCAGACAGAGACGGACATTCGCAGATCCCTTGAAAGGATTGCAAAAATCGGGTTTACGTCGATCCAGGTATCGGCGATGGGCAGCATATCGCCGGAGGTGCTGCGGCGCATTTGCGACGATCTTGGCCTGACGATCGCGCTGACTCATGTAAGCGCTGACCGGCTGCTTAACGATACCGAAGCCCTCATCAGGGAGCACGATATTCTGGGTTGCAAATATATCGGTCTTGGCGCGCTTGCGGAAAAGTACCGGACGACGGAATGGTATGAATACTTCGCAAGCGATTTCCGCAAGGCGGCGGCCTTGATCGCGGACGCCGGCAAGCTGTTCATGTATCATAACCACAACTTCGAGTGGCAAAAAATCGGCGGCAAGCGGCTGATCGAGCGGCTGATCGAGGATTTCTCGCCGCAGGAGATGGGGATTACGCTCGACACGTACTGGGTGCAGGCTGCCGGCGCGGACGTCTGCGAATGGATCGCGAAGCTTGCCGACCGCATCCGCTGCGTTCATCTCAAGGACATGGACGTTCGCGGCATGGAGCAGGTCATGGCGCCGGTGATGGCCGGCAACATGAACTTTACCGCCATTCTGGACGCGATCAAGCAGGCGGGTACGACCGAATACTTGTTGGTTGAACAGGATACGTGCGAGGGAAGTCCGTTCGATTGCCTGGAGACGAGCTATCGCAATCTCGCAGGACTCGGTTATCGCTAG
- a CDS encoding Gfo/Idh/MocA family protein, which translates to MKQLKLGIIGMGNMGSSHAKNIAAGAIPEVLLAAVAEREPDRLAQAKAYLPAQTALFDTPEALMDSGLCDAVLIATPHYEHPELAIKAFDRGLHVLCEKPAGVYAKQVREMNERAASSGVVFAMMFNQRTNPVYRKMHELVNGGELGAIKRVNWIITDWYRTQVYYDSGSWRATWAGEGGGVLLNQCPHNLDLLQWICGMPRRVRAFCHNGKWHDIEVEDDVTAYLEFENGATGVFVTSTADCPGTNRLEITLDWGKLVCENDKLTLYKLDRNEREFCYDKTVGGFERPSATVHEIAAEGENPQHLGVIAAFAGCILNGTPLTADGAEGIRSLELSNAMHLSSWLERTVDMPPDEELFLAELNKRAAASRHKTGTGAVFSTEGSYGS; encoded by the coding sequence ATGAAGCAACTGAAGCTCGGTATCATCGGCATGGGGAACATGGGATCCTCGCATGCGAAAAACATAGCGGCGGGCGCCATACCCGAAGTGCTGCTGGCCGCGGTGGCCGAGCGCGAACCGGACCGGCTCGCGCAGGCCAAAGCTTACCTGCCCGCGCAGACCGCACTGTTCGATACGCCGGAGGCGCTCATGGACAGCGGGCTGTGCGACGCCGTCTTAATCGCGACGCCGCACTATGAGCATCCGGAGCTCGCGATCAAGGCTTTCGACCGCGGCCTGCACGTGCTGTGCGAGAAGCCGGCGGGCGTATACGCCAAGCAGGTGCGGGAGATGAACGAGCGGGCAGCGTCGAGCGGCGTTGTGTTCGCGATGATGTTCAACCAGCGGACGAACCCGGTTTACCGCAAGATGCACGAGCTGGTGAACGGCGGCGAGCTTGGCGCGATCAAGCGCGTCAACTGGATCATCACGGACTGGTACCGGACGCAAGTGTACTACGATTCGGGCAGCTGGCGGGCGACCTGGGCCGGCGAAGGGGGCGGGGTGCTGCTCAACCAGTGTCCGCACAACCTGGACCTGCTGCAGTGGATTTGCGGGATGCCGCGCCGCGTCCGCGCCTTCTGCCATAACGGCAAATGGCACGATATCGAAGTCGAGGACGACGTGACCGCTTATCTTGAATTCGAGAACGGCGCGACCGGCGTATTCGTGACGAGCACGGCGGATTGTCCGGGCACGAACCGGCTTGAGATCACGCTTGATTGGGGCAAGCTCGTCTGCGAAAACGATAAGCTCACGCTCTACAAGCTCGATCGCAACGAGCGCGAATTCTGCTACGACAAAACCGTCGGCGGCTTCGAGCGTCCATCCGCGACCGTGCACGAAATTGCCGCCGAAGGCGAGAATCCGCAGCATCTGGGCGTCATCGCCGCCTTTGCAGGATGCATTTTGAACGGCACACCGCTAACGGCGGACGGCGCGGAGGGCATTCGCAGTCTCGAGCTGTCCAACGCGATGCATTTGTCCAGCTGGCTTGAGCGCACGGTAGACATGCCGCCGGACGAGGAGCTCTTCCTCGCGGAGCTGAACAAGCGCGCGGCCGCGTCGCGGCATAAAACGGGAACAGGCGCGGTCTTCAGTACGGAAGGGAGCTACGGATCATGA
- a CDS encoding Gfo/Idh/MocA family protein: protein MTETQKKDGMNYAPKGKPSPVVSPGEFAFAAMALDHGHIYGMTNGLTEAGATLKWVYDRDREKAERFAKSFPGVKIADGESEILDDPQIRLVAAAAVPSERCALGLRVMEAGKDYFTDKTPFTTLAQLASARQKATETGRKYMVYYSERIHSEAGVYAGQLVKDGAIGRVLQVIGLGPHRLNAPSRPEWFFQKEKYGGILCDIGSHQIEQFLYYAGCADAKVLQSKVSNYANPDYPELEDFGDATLVGDNGATQYFRVDWLTPDGLGTWGDGRTTILGTEGYIELRKYVDIARDATGDHVYLVNREGEFHEAVGGKVGFPFFGELILDCIHRTERAMTQAHAFKAAELCLVAQDQAIRI, encoded by the coding sequence ATGACCGAAACGCAAAAGAAAGACGGCATGAACTACGCGCCGAAGGGCAAGCCGAGTCCCGTGGTCTCGCCGGGCGAATTCGCGTTCGCGGCGATGGCGCTCGATCACGGCCATATTTACGGCATGACGAACGGACTGACTGAGGCCGGCGCGACGCTCAAGTGGGTGTACGACCGCGACCGGGAGAAGGCGGAGCGCTTCGCGAAATCGTTCCCCGGCGTTAAGATCGCGGACGGCGAGTCCGAGATTTTGGACGATCCGCAGATCCGGCTCGTCGCGGCTGCGGCGGTGCCTTCCGAGCGCTGCGCGCTGGGCCTGCGCGTCATGGAAGCCGGCAAGGACTACTTCACGGACAAGACGCCGTTCACGACGCTTGCGCAGCTTGCGTCCGCGCGTCAGAAGGCCACGGAGACCGGTCGCAAGTATATGGTCTATTACAGCGAACGGATTCACTCGGAGGCAGGCGTGTACGCGGGACAGCTCGTGAAGGACGGCGCGATCGGGCGCGTGCTTCAGGTCATCGGGCTCGGTCCGCACCGGCTGAACGCGCCGTCGCGACCGGAATGGTTCTTTCAAAAGGAAAAGTACGGCGGCATTCTGTGCGACATCGGCAGTCATCAGATCGAGCAGTTTCTATATTACGCCGGCTGCGCGGACGCGAAGGTGCTGCAAAGCAAGGTGTCGAATTACGCGAATCCGGATTACCCGGAGCTGGAAGACTTCGGGGACGCGACGCTTGTCGGGGACAACGGGGCCACGCAGTACTTTCGCGTCGACTGGTTGACGCCGGACGGTCTCGGTACCTGGGGTGACGGCCGCACGACGATTCTCGGCACCGAAGGCTATATCGAGCTGCGCAAGTACGTCGATATCGCGCGCGATGCTACAGGCGACCATGTATACTTGGTCAATCGGGAAGGCGAATTCCACGAAGCAGTGGGCGGCAAGGTCGGCTTTCCTTTTTTCGGCGAGCTGATCCTGGATTGCATCCATCGTACCGAACGGGCCATGACGCAGGCGCATGCCTTCAAGGCAGCGGAGCTCTGCCTCGTCGCTCAGGATCAGGCCATTCGCATCTGA